A segment of the Mercurialis annua linkage group LG4, ddMerAnnu1.2, whole genome shotgun sequence genome:
CTGTTTCACCAATCTGGTTTACGATCAGATAGGGTTGCTATGTTCTTATcttaataagacagcgtgtggCCAATGTTTTGATAAGCTTCTTAGGCTTACATCACCTTTCTCACCTACTTAGGTGAGAGCCTTTAATCCCTTTTTTCCCAACCGTTCGTGCACACTAAAATGTTATTTAGTGGCACTGTTATATGCTTGATCTTCTATTCGTATGTACTCTACATATCTTCTGATTTATTAGATGCATTCCGTTTACTCATATCCAATGAGGGCTCTTGGTCCTTTCAAATTTTGCGTCGTGTATTTCCTTTGGCAGTGTCGTCACTGTCACCTTAGTCGCGCATCGCACATCGCGTATATTTTCATTGATCTTCAAATTCGTTATTCCATTCTCTTATCTATCCAAATTTGTCTTTGTATCCTTGCGGAGATCTTTGCTTATCCTTATTGCGAACGTAAACATTCTTTACAATTTTCATGACATACTGATCCTTATGATCATTACGATATTCGAATCCTTGTTGCCATATTTGGCATTTTACAACCTCTTTACATCAATTTCCTTCTAGTGAGTTTTTACTATTTGCCTTGTCGTATTCTATTTCTTGGAGTTTCAATATTAACTTTAGCATTAACCCTTAGGTTATACTTGTCCTTAACTTCTTATTCATTTTCTTATATCATCTCAACTATGCTCTTCTCTCCTTTATCGTCGTCTCGACATTGATCGTCTTTCGATCTCTCATTACTATCCGTGATCTTGCTATTTCTACTCGTTACTTCTTTCTTCAATCTATACCGTAGATGGATTCCTTCATAATCTTTCTTTGAATCCTTATTCTTAACTAGTCATTAGGATTAGTAGTTTCGATGTTATAATCCTACAGAACTCCTCTTGTATTTCGTATTCTTGCTCTTATCGTATTTTTCAATCATCTTTCATTGCATCCTATGCATTCCCCTTCCTCGCATCTTATACATAGTGTGTTTCTTCTTTTTgcatccacaacatcgatcattaatatAGGGTGGTAGCCTTCTTCGTCGGAATTCCTTGATGCAGTACATTCTCAAATGCTTGCATATCGTTTTATCGCACCCTCACTGTCACCTTGGCTGTCAGTAAGGTCGGTTGTACATTTGTATCATCTTTATCCTTTCTTGTCTCTATGTGTCCACGATTACATAGAGTTTGACCCATATGATCTTCTTGTCATCCTTCCATGTGAGCTACTCTTTTTCTCCCCTCAATTACTCTTATCAAATTCCTTGCGACTTACGCAGGTTACTTGTGCTTTCTTGATACTTGTCACCTTAACTGATCTCTTGCTATCCTTAATTCACCTTTGAATTCTTACACCTTATCATACCTCGTCCTATACCTTATCATATATCTTACTTTCACCTCTTATCTTCTATTTCGGTCTATCCGGTATCACTTTTTTTAGTATGGTTCAATCTTGGTATTGAGTCTCTTCTTCACGTTCTTCCACTTATTTCGACGTACGAAGCTTCAATCGTATATCCGATACGTTCGATACCATATACCACCTCTTAACCATTCACATATACGTTCGAAACAGAATCAACTTGAATTTGGGACAGCTATTCGAAATCTTAATGAAAGATCGGATTTTTTATCTCATGTTTGCTTTTCGtgaaaatatatcaattaaaGTGGAGGGTTTCTTCAAACAACAAGAAGTTGGGTCAACTATTCAATCAAATGATATTGAGCATGTTTCCCATCTCATATCGAGAAAGAAGTGGGCTAtttcttagcaaaattgtgtatGGATGACCGGCGATTACTAGCGATTTCGGTTTCATGCAGGCGAGTTGCAGCCTGCAATCCGAACTGAGGACGGGGTTTTGGACTTAGCTCACCCTCGCATGATCGCGACCCTTTGTCCCGGCCATTGCAACACGTGTATTGCCCAGGGCATAAGGGGCATGATGACTTGTCATCATTCTCACCTTCCTCCGGCTCAGCCATCGTGTTTAATTTCCACTGTTGAGTTTGGAACTCTGAGCAGACTGCCGGTGATAAGCCGGAGGAAGGTGAGGATGACGTCACAGCACTGCACGGGTCGATACGCACAGCGTTCAGTATCCATCGTTTACTGCTAGGACTATTGGGATGTCTAATCACATTCGCTCCCCTAGCTTTCGTCTCTCAGCGtcctttggatttttatagggtATTTATGGCTAATTACGCTTTAATCCTCCAAATTTGCAACTATGCACcaattacgcctgcttagattccaatAAGAAAATCGATAGCTCGTCGCCTGGATAATTTtatctgaaaatcatcattggacgctgcagtcccttatcactttttaataGGTGACTACACTCACCCATAAGTGTGAGAGATCTACCTAATCGGTATAAAAGGCATTTTCTAACTGagttaggtggcgactccatttttgcTAACTTTTCCAGATTTGAAGTGATAAAAGAATAAcaagatttaaatttttcatcatatttccatttttgtaataaacattaaattattaaaatataaactaacaagTGACgtagtatatataaaatcatgaaacaTTTGATGTTTATTAGTTTTGTAGTATTGGATGAATGGTGAATATAAATGTAAAAgagaagtaaaaaaaaaaacttaaaacggTTGAGATATTAGTAGGCTGTATAATTTTTGGTTGGCAGGAAATATGGATGGATTGAAAGAGGTAATATATTGGGAATTGAATTGCAAAATGAAGTCCTACATTTATGGGTGCACAAGAAGAAGGACATAGAATGAgttgttaaataaaaaaaagtaaaaacaactAACGAAATGAAACAAACCACACAAGTTTCTGTTAAAACCCTCTAAAAAAAGAGAGACAGTGAATCATAGCTTCCAAAACAAACAAGGACCTCACATAAAAAAAGGTATAATTGTTGATGAGGGTGAGGAAAATGCAGCAGAGAATAAGAAGAATGAATAGAATGAATGCTTGGGTTTGGCTGGGGAGCATTGTAGGGATCGCGATATGGCTATCGGGGAACGCGGATGCCTTGTCTGCACAGACAGTAATAGACTCTCCTCTATTGACACAAAAGATTGGcaccaaccgaaccataaaGGTTGATATCAATGGAAAGGGAGATTTCACGTCCATCCAAGAAGCCATCAATGCGGTGCCTCAGAACAATTCCAAATGGATCATCATCCATGTCAGGAAAGGAGTCTACAGGTAACATTTCACCTACATTTCTTTCATTTCCATCTTCCTATATGTATAACCAACCCCTTTACCATGCAGAGAAAAGGTTCACATCCCCAAAAACAAACCTTACATTTTCCTGAGGGGCAATGGGAAAGGCAGGACAGCCCTCGTCTGGTCAATGAGCTCCGTCGATAACAAGGCATCCGCCACCTTCACTGTTCAAGCCCCCCACTTCATTGCTTTCGGTATCAGTTTCAAGAACGAGGCTCCAACAGGGGTCGCTTTTACCTCACAAAACCAGTCCGTCGCAGCATTTGTGGGGGCCGACATGGTTGCCTTCTACCATTGCGGATTCTACAGCACCCACAACACTCTTTTTGATTACAAGGGCAGACACTACTACGACAATTGCTACATTCAAGGCTCCATCGACTTCATCTTTGGCCGCGCCAGATCCATCTTCCATAGCTGTGAGATCTTTGTCATCGCCGACATGCGCGTCAACATTCTGGGCTCCATTACTGCTCACAACAGGGAATCAGATGATGATAGTGGCCTTGTTTTTGTCAAGGGAAAGGTTTATGGTATTGGCGATGTTTACTTGGGAAGAGCCAAAGGTGCTCACTCCAGGACTATTTTTGCAAAGACTTACCTTTCTAGGACTATTGATCCCAAAGGCTGGACCAATTGGAGCTATAATGGCCCCACTCAGTAAGAGTTCCATccacaattttatatatttccaTCTGACTGATGCTTGTCTTCattattaattaatgttttgtTTCCTACAGAAACATGTTCCAAGCAGAGTACAAATGCCATGGACCAGGAGCTGATACCACAGGCCGTGCAGAGTGGTCAAAACAACTTACTGAAGAAGAAGCTGAACAATACATGTCCATTGATTTCATAGATGGCCAACAGTGGCTTCCTGTTTGGATTtgaattcttttcttttatgtataattttgtATCATTCcaatacttttttatatatgttttttacgCACCATATTTCAACTCAATGCTTCATTTGTTTTTGCTGTAATCTCAACTTCTAACCTCCACCTCCTATTCTCATTAATACAAAACTAATTTGTATATATCGGATTCATATTGCCGTCATAACATGTTGCCTGCTCTAAATTTTCATCAGCAAAACGCAACTGAACAAAACGATTTAATTCACATCCCAATTTACCATTCAAATCAAAAACTGTGCACATGAGAATTTTGATTACAATACACTCctatttgattatcatacacTTCGTATGCTACCTACACCTGTGGTACAACTCCAAAGATCATCTGTACTTCGTGCGCTCGCTGATTATCTTCAGCCCTGTGTATCTGGCAAAGAAGACGAGTATCAGAATATAGTCAGGGAACAGCACAGAGTGAAGTAAGGTAAAAACATGTGTATACCTGCCCAGCATCATCAAAGTAGCTTGGGGATTAGTTCCAGGCGATACAGTAAATGTCGAGCCATCAACAACTCGTAGGGAATTAATGCCTAGAACCCGGTGATTACGATCCACCACTTTCCCTACAACACAGCCCCCATGGTAATGCCATATTGTGCTGACAGTTCGGCGACAAAAATCAGCCATCTGCGCGAAGTCAGATTGGTCGACTGGTAAAGCAGGCCCTACAAATCTGAAACTTCGAGCTCCAAACCATTCCTGGAACCTAAAGTCCTCCATAGCCCTGCTCCTCAGCACCTCTCCGATTTTGCGGGTGCCATTCACACACTTCTCCACATCGGAAGGATGAGAAAAGTAATTGAACCTAACAATTGGATTCACTCTTACATCTGTTGATGCAAGCCTTAGAGAGCCAGCAGAGAGTGGGCCTGTGATTTTCTCCATAAGGGTAGCCACTGTGAGATAGAGAGGTGCAGAAGGTGGCCTGATAAAAACAGAACGAGCCGGGGATGCAAACGGGACGACATTAGAAGCTGCTTCAAGGTAAGCCCCCATCTGAGTAATGCCAACCACCTGTAACAAAGAGTGCTCGAGTGGGAGCGAAGGCACAATTGAGATACCATTTCGAGGATTGTCATACAGGTGCTGCCCCACATACGGCGAATGATACGCCACAGGAATACCCCAGGATGACAGGTAAGGCCTGGGACCAATGCCACTCAACAACAGCATTTGTGGACTTCCAATGGCACCAGCAGATACAATCACCTCACCATTGTCATGCACCAAGGCATGGTGAAAATCTC
Coding sequences within it:
- the LOC126678145 gene encoding probable pectinesterase 67 — its product is MRVRKMQQRIRRMNRMNAWVWLGSIVGIAIWLSGNADALSAQTVIDSPLLTQKIGTNRTIKVDINGKGDFTSIQEAINAVPQNNSKWIIIHVRKGVYREKVHIPKNKPYIFLRGNGKGRTALVWSMSSVDNKASATFTVQAPHFIAFGISFKNEAPTGVAFTSQNQSVAAFVGADMVAFYHCGFYSTHNTLFDYKGRHYYDNCYIQGSIDFIFGRARSIFHSCEIFVIADMRVNILGSITAHNRESDDDSGLVFVKGKVYGIGDVYLGRAKGAHSRTIFAKTYLSRTIDPKGWTNWSYNGPTQNMFQAEYKCHGPGADTTGRAEWSKQLTEEEAEQYMSIDFIDGQQWLPVWI
- the LOC126678143 gene encoding (R)-mandelonitrile lyase-like, with the translated sequence MKRTQFVFLYYNYNVAAFLVLIFFFASVSEAARPHPSTDPTYLNFVVNATDLASEEYYDYIVVGGGTAGCPLAATLSQSYKVLLLERGDVPYGKRNLMTQEGFLPTLTEVDTFDSPAQSFTSEDGVPNARGRVLGGSSAINAGFYSRADRDFFEQSGVTWDMRVVNQSYDWVEKAIVFRPELRDWQSAVRDGLLEAGVSPYNGFSLDHVVGTKVSGSTFDASGRRHSAADLLDYANAANIKVAVHASVERLLLASNSHSRSRLGAVGVVYRDERGDFHHALVHDNGEVIVSAGAIGSPQMLLLSGIGPRPYLSSWGIPVAYHSPYVGQHLYDNPRNGISIVPSLPLEHSLLQVVGITQMGAYLEAASNVVPFASPARSVFIRPPSAPLYLTVATLMEKITGPLSAGSLRLASTDVRVNPIVRFNYFSHPSDVEKCVNGTRKIGEVLRSRAMEDFRFQEWFGARSFRFVGPALPVDQSDFAQMADFCRRTVSTIWHYHGGCVVGKVVDRNHRVLGINSLRVVDGSTFTVSPGTNPQATLMMLGRYTGLKIISERTKYR